Proteins from a single region of Hordeum vulgare subsp. vulgare chromosome 6H, MorexV3_pseudomolecules_assembly, whole genome shotgun sequence:
- the LOC123405491 gene encoding uncharacterized protein LOC123405491 translates to MEYSLAALKVFVSQLEESTAAHSSEGSSSAKMLFGIRFQRAYRQGVVVRADYNVGDGRLFVDGGSCVTELMLWPEDAKGMPWRPGMYVLIIGAYILLGNE, encoded by the exons ATGGAATACTCGCTGGCGGCGCTGAAGGTGTTCGTCTCACAGCTGGAGGAATCCACGGCGGCCCACTCCTCCGAGGGGTCCTCCTCGGCGAAGATGCTCTTCGGCATCCGCTTCCAGCGCGCCTA CAGGCAGGGCGTGGTGGTGCGTGCAGACTACAACGTCGGCGACGGGAGGCTGTTCGTGGATGGCGGCTCCTGCGTCACCGAGCTCATGCTTTGGCCCGAGGATGCCAAGGGCATGCCCTGGCGCCCAG GGATGTATGTGCTGATTATTGGGGCATATATTCTTCTTGGAAATGAATGA